A stretch of the Neptunomonas phycophila genome encodes the following:
- a CDS encoding hypoxanthine-guanine phosphoribosyltransferase, with protein sequence MSQTDIEHIKQVYAEADLLFTPAEIEAAITTMAQAITQDMRDANPVVFSVMNGGLVIAGQLLTKLDFPLEASYLHATRYRNSTSGHGLEWKVAPMIDFKDRPVLIIDDILDEGHTLVEIVEHCKAKGAASVKTAVLVNKLHDRKARPDLQADFVGLEVIDRYIFGFGMDYHGYWRNADGIYAVKGM encoded by the coding sequence ATGTCGCAGACAGATATTGAGCATATCAAACAAGTGTATGCAGAAGCCGATTTGCTTTTTACACCCGCCGAAATCGAAGCCGCAATTACTACTATGGCCCAAGCCATTACTCAAGACATGCGTGATGCCAACCCTGTAGTTTTTTCAGTAATGAATGGGGGGCTTGTGATCGCTGGTCAGTTACTGACCAAATTAGACTTCCCGTTAGAGGCCAGTTATTTACACGCTACTCGCTACCGTAACAGCACATCAGGCCATGGTTTAGAGTGGAAAGTGGCTCCGATGATCGACTTTAAAGATAGGCCAGTGCTCATCATTGATGACATTCTTGACGAAGGCCACACACTGGTTGAAATAGTAGAGCATTGCAAAGCAAAGGGAGCCGCTAGCGTTAAAACGGCTGTCTTAGTCAACAAACTGCACGATAGAAAAGCTCGCCCTGATTTGCAGGCTGATTTTGTAGGCCTAGAAGTTATCGATCGCTACATCTTTGGCTTTGGTATGGACTACCATGGCTACTGGAGAAATGCAGACGGTATCTATGCCGTTAAAGGGATGTAA
- a CDS encoding ParA family protein yields the protein MKRVVFNQKGGVGKSSIASNLAAISAQRGLKTLLIDLDPQCNSTQYIYGEGSDQLDKDIKAFFEQTLTFQLKPQGPEAFIHETPYNNLFLLPANPDVADLQTRLETKHKIYKLKEALDQLTDYDAIYIDTPPAFNFFTLSALVAAQRCLIPFDCDEFARHALYSLMDNINETKMDHNEGLSIEGIVVNQYQPRASLPKKIVAELEADSLPVLSAKISSSVKMKESHNVSKPLIHLAPNHKLTLEFIDLFDELHRD from the coding sequence ATGAAGCGTGTGGTTTTTAATCAAAAAGGCGGTGTAGGTAAGTCCAGTATTGCTTCAAATCTCGCAGCGATTAGCGCTCAGCGAGGCTTAAAAACCTTACTGATCGATTTAGATCCCCAGTGTAACTCAACTCAATATATCTATGGGGAAGGGAGTGACCAGCTAGATAAAGACATCAAAGCGTTTTTTGAGCAGACACTGACTTTTCAGTTGAAACCGCAAGGGCCTGAGGCTTTTATTCATGAAACGCCTTACAACAATTTGTTTTTGTTACCGGCAAACCCTGATGTCGCAGACTTACAAACCCGGCTAGAGACCAAGCATAAAATTTACAAGTTAAAAGAGGCTTTGGATCAGCTGACCGATTATGACGCTATTTATATTGATACGCCGCCAGCGTTTAACTTTTTTACCCTATCAGCGCTTGTGGCTGCGCAGCGCTGCTTGATTCCGTTTGATTGTGACGAGTTTGCTCGTCATGCACTTTACTCGTTGATGGACAATATTAACGAAACCAAAATGGATCATAATGAAGGTCTGAGTATTGAGGGAATCGTGGTGAATCAATACCAGCCTCGTGCTTCTTTACCTAAGAAAATAGTAGCAGAACTAGAAGCTGATTCATTACCGGTATTGAGCGCTAAAATATCGTCTTCAGTGAAAATGAAAGAATCGCATAACGTATCAAAGCCGCTTATTCATTTGGCTCCCAACCATAAGCTAACGTTAGAATTTATTGATTTATTTGACGAGCTTCATCGTGACTAA
- a CDS encoding DUF2333 family protein, producing MDTVKKMWFRFWDGTTGLFAGSKIAKAISSLVIVYLLVCVGLGVYWSIEPSEFSVRDASVTDASAQPVVGAGTMGALVKITETLLEKPGGYLTNDKTPPGLWLDNIEHWEFGVLVQARDMARAMRKDFSRSQSQSTEDVDLAKAEPLLNFNNNSWLFPSTESEYRKSLSLQKSYFNRLLDPQQTDAQFYARADNLNDWLGDVSTRLGSLSQRLSASVGQKRLDTDAGFESSTGDSTQKADDTEIKTSWLEIDDVFYEARGTSWALIHLLKGIEQDFGPTLDKKNARVSLLQIIRELEATQATIWSPMILNGTEFGFLANHSLVMASYISRANAAIIDLRELLSQG from the coding sequence CTTATTTGCCGGAAGCAAAATTGCTAAGGCTATTTCCTCGTTGGTCATTGTGTATTTGTTGGTTTGCGTTGGCTTGGGGGTTTATTGGAGTATTGAACCTTCAGAGTTCAGTGTACGCGATGCGTCGGTTACGGATGCGTCAGCTCAGCCAGTTGTTGGTGCGGGTACGATGGGGGCGTTGGTTAAAATTACTGAAACTTTGTTAGAAAAGCCCGGTGGTTATTTAACCAACGACAAAACGCCGCCAGGTCTGTGGTTGGATAATATCGAGCACTGGGAGTTTGGTGTGCTTGTTCAGGCCCGTGACATGGCACGAGCCATGCGAAAAGATTTTAGTCGATCACAGTCGCAATCGACGGAAGATGTCGATCTTGCTAAAGCAGAGCCTTTATTAAACTTTAACAATAACAGCTGGCTGTTTCCGTCTACAGAATCTGAGTACCGAAAATCGCTTTCTTTGCAAAAATCTTACTTCAATCGATTGCTTGACCCTCAGCAAACCGATGCTCAGTTTTATGCTCGTGCTGATAACTTGAATGACTGGCTGGGCGATGTGAGCACACGTTTAGGTAGCTTGTCGCAGCGTCTGAGCGCTAGCGTGGGGCAAAAACGTTTAGATACGGATGCTGGGTTTGAGTCTTCAACGGGAGACTCCACGCAAAAAGCGGACGATACCGAGATTAAAACCTCATGGTTAGAAATTGATGATGTTTTCTATGAAGCTAGAGGGACATCATGGGCGCTGATCCATCTATTGAAAGGAATTGAACAAGACTTTGGACCTACGCTTGATAAGAAAAATGCACGTGTAAGCTTGTTGCAAATTATTCGTGAACTAGAGGCCACGCAAGCCACAATTTGGAGTCCTATGATTTTGAACGGCACGGAGTTTGGTTTCTTAGCTAACCACTCATTGGTAATGGCTTCGTATATATCGCGGGCTAATGCGGCAATTATTGATCTTCGAGAACTACTTTCTCAAGGATGA